A stretch of Chaetodon auriga isolate fChaAug3 chromosome 21, fChaAug3.hap1, whole genome shotgun sequence DNA encodes these proteins:
- the puf60b gene encoding poly(U)-binding-splicing factor PUF60-B isoform X4 → MAVTETAGGEALTMENGQGTGSKLGLPPLTPEQQEALQRAKKYAMEQSIKSVLVKQTIAHQQQQLTNLQVAAQRQRALAIMCRVYVGSIYYELGEDTIRQAFAPFGPIKSIDMSWDSVTMKHKGFAFVEYDVPEAAQLALEQMNSVMLGGRNIKVGRPSNIGQAQPIIDQLAEEARAFNRIYVASVHPDLSDDDIKSVFEAFGRIKSCTLARDPTSGRHRGFGFIEYEKPQSALDAVSSMNLFDLGGQYLRVGKAVTPPMPLLTPTTPGGLPPAAAVAAAAATAKITAQASMNPFQRDLMAFQEAVAGASVLGALAAPQLLGQQMGIPQAVMAAQAPGVITGVTPVRPPIPVLPQVGLVNPVLASPPVLSNQAGGSNQQERKEEKEEMLQDGTGQEMLSDQEHMSISGSSARHMVMQKLLRKSESTVMVLRNMVGPEDIDDDLEGEVTEECGKFGSVNRVIIYQEKQGEEEDADIIVKIFVEFSMASEMNKAIQALNDRWFGGRKVVAEVYDQDRFNSSDLSA, encoded by the exons ATGGCGGTTACAGAGACTGCG GGAGGTGAAGCTCTGACGATGGAGAATGGACAGGGCACAGGCTCCAAGCTTGGCCTACCGCCTCTCAccccagagcagcaggaggcacTTCAGAGG GCAAAGAAGTATGCCATGGAACAAAGCATTAAGAGTGTGTTGGTGAAGCAGACCATCGCCCATCAACAGCAACAACTCACCAACCTGCAG GTGGCAGCTCAGCGGCAACGTGCTCTAGCCATCATGTGTCGGGTGTATGTGGGCTCCATATACTATGAGCTTGGTGAGGACACCATCAGACAGGCCTTTGCCCCCTTCGGCCCAATCAAGAGCATTGACATGTCTTGGGATTCTGTTACAATGAAACACAAG ggGTTTGCCTTTGTGGAATACGATGTGCCAGAGGCAGCTCAGCTGGCACTGGAGCAGATGAACTCAGTCATGTTGGGGGGGCGAAACATTAAG GTTGGGCGGCCAAGTAACATCGGTCAGGCGCAACCCATCATTGACCAGCTGGCAGAGGAGGCGCGCGCCTTTAACCGAATCTACGTGGCATCCGTCCACCCTGACCTATCTGACGATGACATCAAGAGTGTGTTTGAGGCCTTTGGAAGGATCAAGTCTTGCACGTTAGCCAGAGACCCCACCTCAGGGCGACACAGAGGCTTTGGCTTCATTG AATATGAAAAGCCTCAGTCAGCCCTGGATGCTGTGTCGTCTATGAACCTCTTTGACCTGGGGGGTCAGTACCTGCGGGTGGGCAAAGCAGTGACTCCGCCCATGCCCCTACTGACCCCCACGACCCCTGGTGGTCTGccgcctgctgcagctgtggctgcagcggCAGCCACCGCTAAGATAACGGCCCAGGCAAGTATGAATCCCTTCCAAAGGGATTTAATGGCCTTCCAG GAGGCTGTAGCCGGCGCATCAGTCCTGGGGGCGTTAGCCGCGCCCCAACTTCTCGGTCAGCAAATGGGAATACCTCAGGCTGTTATGGCTGCCCAGGCACCAGGGGTCATCACAG GTGTTACTCCAGTGCGTCCTCCCATACCAGTGCTTCCCCAGGTTGGTCTTGTGAACCCTGTGCTCGCATCGCCGCCTGTCCTGTCTAATCAGGCTGGTGGCTCCAACCaacaagagaggaaagaagagaaagaggagatgctGCAGGATGGCACAGGGCAGGAGATGTTGAGTGACCAAGAGCACATGAGCATTTCAGGCAGCAGTGCCAGACATATGGTGATGCAGAAACTGCTTAGAAAATCAGAG tcCACAGTGATGGTGCTTCGAAATATGGTCGGACCAGAGGACATCGATGATGACCTGGAGGGCGAGGTGACAGAGGAGTGCGGGAAGTTTGGCTCCGTCAACAGAGTCATCATATACCAAGAAAAgcaaggagaagaggaggatgccGATATCATTGTCAAAATCTTTGTAGAGTTTTCCATGGCCTCAGAGATGAACAAAGCTATCCAGGCCCTCAATGACCGCTGGTTCGGAGGTCGCAAAGTTGTCGCAGAGGTGTACGACCAAGACCGTTTCAACAGCAGTGACCTCTCTGCATAA
- the puf60b gene encoding poly(U)-binding-splicing factor PUF60-B isoform X6 has protein sequence MENGQGTGSKLGLPPLTPEQQEALQRAKKYAMEQSIKSVLVKQTIAHQQQQLTNLQVAAQRQRALAIMCRVYVGSIYYELGEDTIRQAFAPFGPIKSIDMSWDSVTMKHKGFAFVEYDVPEAAQLALEQMNSVMLGGRNIKVGRPSNIGQAQPIIDQLAEEARAFNRIYVASVHPDLSDDDIKSVFEAFGRIKSCTLARDPTSGRHRGFGFIEYEKPQSALDAVSSMNLFDLGGQYLRVGKAVTPPMPLLTPTTPGGLPPAAAVAAAAATAKITAQASMNPFQRDLMAFQEAVAGASVLGALAAPQLLGQQMGIPQAVMAAQAPGVITGVTPVRPPIPVLPQVGLVNPVLASPPVLSNQAGGSNQQERKEEKEEMLQDGTGQEMLSDQEHMSISGSSARHMVMQKLLRKSESTVMVLRNMVGPEDIDDDLEGEVTEECGKFGSVNRVIIYQEKQGEEEDADIIVKIFVEFSMASEMNKAIQALNDRWFGGRKVVAEVYDQDRFNSSDLSA, from the exons ATGGAGAATGGACAGGGCACAGGCTCCAAGCTTGGCCTACCGCCTCTCAccccagagcagcaggaggcacTTCAGAGG GCAAAGAAGTATGCCATGGAACAAAGCATTAAGAGTGTGTTGGTGAAGCAGACCATCGCCCATCAACAGCAACAACTCACCAACCTGCAG GTGGCAGCTCAGCGGCAACGTGCTCTAGCCATCATGTGTCGGGTGTATGTGGGCTCCATATACTATGAGCTTGGTGAGGACACCATCAGACAGGCCTTTGCCCCCTTCGGCCCAATCAAGAGCATTGACATGTCTTGGGATTCTGTTACAATGAAACACAAG ggGTTTGCCTTTGTGGAATACGATGTGCCAGAGGCAGCTCAGCTGGCACTGGAGCAGATGAACTCAGTCATGTTGGGGGGGCGAAACATTAAG GTTGGGCGGCCAAGTAACATCGGTCAGGCGCAACCCATCATTGACCAGCTGGCAGAGGAGGCGCGCGCCTTTAACCGAATCTACGTGGCATCCGTCCACCCTGACCTATCTGACGATGACATCAAGAGTGTGTTTGAGGCCTTTGGAAGGATCAAGTCTTGCACGTTAGCCAGAGACCCCACCTCAGGGCGACACAGAGGCTTTGGCTTCATTG AATATGAAAAGCCTCAGTCAGCCCTGGATGCTGTGTCGTCTATGAACCTCTTTGACCTGGGGGGTCAGTACCTGCGGGTGGGCAAAGCAGTGACTCCGCCCATGCCCCTACTGACCCCCACGACCCCTGGTGGTCTGccgcctgctgcagctgtggctgcagcggCAGCCACCGCTAAGATAACGGCCCAGGCAAGTATGAATCCCTTCCAAAGGGATTTAATGGCCTTCCAG GAGGCTGTAGCCGGCGCATCAGTCCTGGGGGCGTTAGCCGCGCCCCAACTTCTCGGTCAGCAAATGGGAATACCTCAGGCTGTTATGGCTGCCCAGGCACCAGGGGTCATCACAG GTGTTACTCCAGTGCGTCCTCCCATACCAGTGCTTCCCCAGGTTGGTCTTGTGAACCCTGTGCTCGCATCGCCGCCTGTCCTGTCTAATCAGGCTGGTGGCTCCAACCaacaagagaggaaagaagagaaagaggagatgctGCAGGATGGCACAGGGCAGGAGATGTTGAGTGACCAAGAGCACATGAGCATTTCAGGCAGCAGTGCCAGACATATGGTGATGCAGAAACTGCTTAGAAAATCAGAG tcCACAGTGATGGTGCTTCGAAATATGGTCGGACCAGAGGACATCGATGATGACCTGGAGGGCGAGGTGACAGAGGAGTGCGGGAAGTTTGGCTCCGTCAACAGAGTCATCATATACCAAGAAAAgcaaggagaagaggaggatgccGATATCATTGTCAAAATCTTTGTAGAGTTTTCCATGGCCTCAGAGATGAACAAAGCTATCCAGGCCCTCAATGACCGCTGGTTCGGAGGTCGCAAAGTTGTCGCAGAGGTGTACGACCAAGACCGTTTCAACAGCAGTGACCTCTCTGCATAA
- the puf60b gene encoding poly(U)-binding-splicing factor PUF60-B isoform X2: MENGQGTGSKLGLPPLTPEQQEALQRAKKYAMEQSIKSVLVKQTIAHQQQQLTNLQMAAVTMGFGDPLSPLQSVAAQRQRALAIMCRVYVGSIYYELGEDTIRQAFAPFGPIKSIDMSWDSVTMKHKGFAFVEYDVPEAAQLALEQMNSVMLGGRNIKVGRPSNIGQAQPIIDQLAEEARAFNRIYVASVHPDLSDDDIKSVFEAFGRIKSCTLARDPTSGRHRGFGFIEYEKPQSALDAVSSMNLFDLGGQYLRVGKAVTPPMPLLTPTTPGGLPPAAAVAAAAATAKITAQASMNPFQRDLMAFQEAVAGASVLGALAAPQLLGQQMGIPQAVMAAQAPGVITGVTPVRPPIPVLPQVGLVNPVLASPPVLSNQAGGSNQQERKEEKEEMLQDGTGQEMLSDQEHMSISGSSARHMVMQKLLRKSESTVMVLRNMVGPEDIDDDLEGEVTEECGKFGSVNRVIIYQEKQGEEEDADIIVKIFVEFSMASEMNKAIQALNDRWFGGRKVVAEVYDQDRFNSSDLSA, encoded by the exons ATGGAGAATGGACAGGGCACAGGCTCCAAGCTTGGCCTACCGCCTCTCAccccagagcagcaggaggcacTTCAGAGG GCAAAGAAGTATGCCATGGAACAAAGCATTAAGAGTGTGTTGGTGAAGCAGACCATCGCCCATCAACAGCAACAACTCACCAACCTGCAG ATGGCAGCAGTGACAATGGGCTTTGGAGATCCTCTCTCACCTTTACAATCG GTGGCAGCTCAGCGGCAACGTGCTCTAGCCATCATGTGTCGGGTGTATGTGGGCTCCATATACTATGAGCTTGGTGAGGACACCATCAGACAGGCCTTTGCCCCCTTCGGCCCAATCAAGAGCATTGACATGTCTTGGGATTCTGTTACAATGAAACACAAG ggGTTTGCCTTTGTGGAATACGATGTGCCAGAGGCAGCTCAGCTGGCACTGGAGCAGATGAACTCAGTCATGTTGGGGGGGCGAAACATTAAG GTTGGGCGGCCAAGTAACATCGGTCAGGCGCAACCCATCATTGACCAGCTGGCAGAGGAGGCGCGCGCCTTTAACCGAATCTACGTGGCATCCGTCCACCCTGACCTATCTGACGATGACATCAAGAGTGTGTTTGAGGCCTTTGGAAGGATCAAGTCTTGCACGTTAGCCAGAGACCCCACCTCAGGGCGACACAGAGGCTTTGGCTTCATTG AATATGAAAAGCCTCAGTCAGCCCTGGATGCTGTGTCGTCTATGAACCTCTTTGACCTGGGGGGTCAGTACCTGCGGGTGGGCAAAGCAGTGACTCCGCCCATGCCCCTACTGACCCCCACGACCCCTGGTGGTCTGccgcctgctgcagctgtggctgcagcggCAGCCACCGCTAAGATAACGGCCCAGGCAAGTATGAATCCCTTCCAAAGGGATTTAATGGCCTTCCAG GAGGCTGTAGCCGGCGCATCAGTCCTGGGGGCGTTAGCCGCGCCCCAACTTCTCGGTCAGCAAATGGGAATACCTCAGGCTGTTATGGCTGCCCAGGCACCAGGGGTCATCACAG GTGTTACTCCAGTGCGTCCTCCCATACCAGTGCTTCCCCAGGTTGGTCTTGTGAACCCTGTGCTCGCATCGCCGCCTGTCCTGTCTAATCAGGCTGGTGGCTCCAACCaacaagagaggaaagaagagaaagaggagatgctGCAGGATGGCACAGGGCAGGAGATGTTGAGTGACCAAGAGCACATGAGCATTTCAGGCAGCAGTGCCAGACATATGGTGATGCAGAAACTGCTTAGAAAATCAGAG tcCACAGTGATGGTGCTTCGAAATATGGTCGGACCAGAGGACATCGATGATGACCTGGAGGGCGAGGTGACAGAGGAGTGCGGGAAGTTTGGCTCCGTCAACAGAGTCATCATATACCAAGAAAAgcaaggagaagaggaggatgccGATATCATTGTCAAAATCTTTGTAGAGTTTTCCATGGCCTCAGAGATGAACAAAGCTATCCAGGCCCTCAATGACCGCTGGTTCGGAGGTCGCAAAGTTGTCGCAGAGGTGTACGACCAAGACCGTTTCAACAGCAGTGACCTCTCTGCATAA
- the puf60b gene encoding poly(U)-binding-splicing factor PUF60-B isoform X8 — MENGQGTGSKLGLPPLTPEQQEALQRAKKYAMEQSIKSVLVKQTIAHQQQQLTNLQVAAQRQRALAIMCRVYVGSIYYELGEDTIRQAFAPFGPIKSIDMSWDSVTMKHKGFAFVEYDVPEAAQLALEQMNSVMLGGRNIKVGRPSNIGQAQPIIDQLAEEARAFNRIYVASVHPDLSDDDIKSVFEAFGRIKSCTLARDPTSGRHRGFGFIEYEKPQSALDAVSSMNLFDLGGQYLRVGKAVTPPMPLLTPTTPGGLPPAAAVAAAAATAKITAQEAVAGASVLGALAAPQLLGQQMGIPQAVMAAQAPGVITGVTPVRPPIPVLPQVGLVNPVLASPPVLSNQAGGSNQQERKEEKEEMLQDGTGQEMLSDQEHMSISGSSARHMVMQKLLRKSESTVMVLRNMVGPEDIDDDLEGEVTEECGKFGSVNRVIIYQEKQGEEEDADIIVKIFVEFSMASEMNKAIQALNDRWFGGRKVVAEVYDQDRFNSSDLSA, encoded by the exons ATGGAGAATGGACAGGGCACAGGCTCCAAGCTTGGCCTACCGCCTCTCAccccagagcagcaggaggcacTTCAGAGG GCAAAGAAGTATGCCATGGAACAAAGCATTAAGAGTGTGTTGGTGAAGCAGACCATCGCCCATCAACAGCAACAACTCACCAACCTGCAG GTGGCAGCTCAGCGGCAACGTGCTCTAGCCATCATGTGTCGGGTGTATGTGGGCTCCATATACTATGAGCTTGGTGAGGACACCATCAGACAGGCCTTTGCCCCCTTCGGCCCAATCAAGAGCATTGACATGTCTTGGGATTCTGTTACAATGAAACACAAG ggGTTTGCCTTTGTGGAATACGATGTGCCAGAGGCAGCTCAGCTGGCACTGGAGCAGATGAACTCAGTCATGTTGGGGGGGCGAAACATTAAG GTTGGGCGGCCAAGTAACATCGGTCAGGCGCAACCCATCATTGACCAGCTGGCAGAGGAGGCGCGCGCCTTTAACCGAATCTACGTGGCATCCGTCCACCCTGACCTATCTGACGATGACATCAAGAGTGTGTTTGAGGCCTTTGGAAGGATCAAGTCTTGCACGTTAGCCAGAGACCCCACCTCAGGGCGACACAGAGGCTTTGGCTTCATTG AATATGAAAAGCCTCAGTCAGCCCTGGATGCTGTGTCGTCTATGAACCTCTTTGACCTGGGGGGTCAGTACCTGCGGGTGGGCAAAGCAGTGACTCCGCCCATGCCCCTACTGACCCCCACGACCCCTGGTGGTCTGccgcctgctgcagctgtggctgcagcggCAGCCACCGCTAAGATAACGGCCCAG GAGGCTGTAGCCGGCGCATCAGTCCTGGGGGCGTTAGCCGCGCCCCAACTTCTCGGTCAGCAAATGGGAATACCTCAGGCTGTTATGGCTGCCCAGGCACCAGGGGTCATCACAG GTGTTACTCCAGTGCGTCCTCCCATACCAGTGCTTCCCCAGGTTGGTCTTGTGAACCCTGTGCTCGCATCGCCGCCTGTCCTGTCTAATCAGGCTGGTGGCTCCAACCaacaagagaggaaagaagagaaagaggagatgctGCAGGATGGCACAGGGCAGGAGATGTTGAGTGACCAAGAGCACATGAGCATTTCAGGCAGCAGTGCCAGACATATGGTGATGCAGAAACTGCTTAGAAAATCAGAG tcCACAGTGATGGTGCTTCGAAATATGGTCGGACCAGAGGACATCGATGATGACCTGGAGGGCGAGGTGACAGAGGAGTGCGGGAAGTTTGGCTCCGTCAACAGAGTCATCATATACCAAGAAAAgcaaggagaagaggaggatgccGATATCATTGTCAAAATCTTTGTAGAGTTTTCCATGGCCTCAGAGATGAACAAAGCTATCCAGGCCCTCAATGACCGCTGGTTCGGAGGTCGCAAAGTTGTCGCAGAGGTGTACGACCAAGACCGTTTCAACAGCAGTGACCTCTCTGCATAA
- the puf60b gene encoding poly(U)-binding-splicing factor PUF60-B isoform X1 translates to MAVTETAGGEALTMENGQGTGSKLGLPPLTPEQQEALQRAKKYAMEQSIKSVLVKQTIAHQQQQLTNLQMAAVTMGFGDPLSPLQSVAAQRQRALAIMCRVYVGSIYYELGEDTIRQAFAPFGPIKSIDMSWDSVTMKHKGFAFVEYDVPEAAQLALEQMNSVMLGGRNIKVGRPSNIGQAQPIIDQLAEEARAFNRIYVASVHPDLSDDDIKSVFEAFGRIKSCTLARDPTSGRHRGFGFIEYEKPQSALDAVSSMNLFDLGGQYLRVGKAVTPPMPLLTPTTPGGLPPAAAVAAAAATAKITAQASMNPFQRDLMAFQEAVAGASVLGALAAPQLLGQQMGIPQAVMAAQAPGVITGVTPVRPPIPVLPQVGLVNPVLASPPVLSNQAGGSNQQERKEEKEEMLQDGTGQEMLSDQEHMSISGSSARHMVMQKLLRKSESTVMVLRNMVGPEDIDDDLEGEVTEECGKFGSVNRVIIYQEKQGEEEDADIIVKIFVEFSMASEMNKAIQALNDRWFGGRKVVAEVYDQDRFNSSDLSA, encoded by the exons ATGGCGGTTACAGAGACTGCG GGAGGTGAAGCTCTGACGATGGAGAATGGACAGGGCACAGGCTCCAAGCTTGGCCTACCGCCTCTCAccccagagcagcaggaggcacTTCAGAGG GCAAAGAAGTATGCCATGGAACAAAGCATTAAGAGTGTGTTGGTGAAGCAGACCATCGCCCATCAACAGCAACAACTCACCAACCTGCAG ATGGCAGCAGTGACAATGGGCTTTGGAGATCCTCTCTCACCTTTACAATCG GTGGCAGCTCAGCGGCAACGTGCTCTAGCCATCATGTGTCGGGTGTATGTGGGCTCCATATACTATGAGCTTGGTGAGGACACCATCAGACAGGCCTTTGCCCCCTTCGGCCCAATCAAGAGCATTGACATGTCTTGGGATTCTGTTACAATGAAACACAAG ggGTTTGCCTTTGTGGAATACGATGTGCCAGAGGCAGCTCAGCTGGCACTGGAGCAGATGAACTCAGTCATGTTGGGGGGGCGAAACATTAAG GTTGGGCGGCCAAGTAACATCGGTCAGGCGCAACCCATCATTGACCAGCTGGCAGAGGAGGCGCGCGCCTTTAACCGAATCTACGTGGCATCCGTCCACCCTGACCTATCTGACGATGACATCAAGAGTGTGTTTGAGGCCTTTGGAAGGATCAAGTCTTGCACGTTAGCCAGAGACCCCACCTCAGGGCGACACAGAGGCTTTGGCTTCATTG AATATGAAAAGCCTCAGTCAGCCCTGGATGCTGTGTCGTCTATGAACCTCTTTGACCTGGGGGGTCAGTACCTGCGGGTGGGCAAAGCAGTGACTCCGCCCATGCCCCTACTGACCCCCACGACCCCTGGTGGTCTGccgcctgctgcagctgtggctgcagcggCAGCCACCGCTAAGATAACGGCCCAGGCAAGTATGAATCCCTTCCAAAGGGATTTAATGGCCTTCCAG GAGGCTGTAGCCGGCGCATCAGTCCTGGGGGCGTTAGCCGCGCCCCAACTTCTCGGTCAGCAAATGGGAATACCTCAGGCTGTTATGGCTGCCCAGGCACCAGGGGTCATCACAG GTGTTACTCCAGTGCGTCCTCCCATACCAGTGCTTCCCCAGGTTGGTCTTGTGAACCCTGTGCTCGCATCGCCGCCTGTCCTGTCTAATCAGGCTGGTGGCTCCAACCaacaagagaggaaagaagagaaagaggagatgctGCAGGATGGCACAGGGCAGGAGATGTTGAGTGACCAAGAGCACATGAGCATTTCAGGCAGCAGTGCCAGACATATGGTGATGCAGAAACTGCTTAGAAAATCAGAG tcCACAGTGATGGTGCTTCGAAATATGGTCGGACCAGAGGACATCGATGATGACCTGGAGGGCGAGGTGACAGAGGAGTGCGGGAAGTTTGGCTCCGTCAACAGAGTCATCATATACCAAGAAAAgcaaggagaagaggaggatgccGATATCATTGTCAAAATCTTTGTAGAGTTTTCCATGGCCTCAGAGATGAACAAAGCTATCCAGGCCCTCAATGACCGCTGGTTCGGAGGTCGCAAAGTTGTCGCAGAGGTGTACGACCAAGACCGTTTCAACAGCAGTGACCTCTCTGCATAA
- the puf60b gene encoding poly(U)-binding-splicing factor PUF60-B isoform X5: MENGQGTGSKLGLPPLTPEQQEALQRAKKYAMEQSIKSVLVKQTIAHQQQQLTNLQMAAVTMGFGDPLSPLQSVAAQRQRALAIMCRVYVGSIYYELGEDTIRQAFAPFGPIKSIDMSWDSVTMKHKGFAFVEYDVPEAAQLALEQMNSVMLGGRNIKVGRPSNIGQAQPIIDQLAEEARAFNRIYVASVHPDLSDDDIKSVFEAFGRIKSCTLARDPTSGRHRGFGFIEYEKPQSALDAVSSMNLFDLGGQYLRVGKAVTPPMPLLTPTTPGGLPPAAAVAAAAATAKITAQEAVAGASVLGALAAPQLLGQQMGIPQAVMAAQAPGVITGVTPVRPPIPVLPQVGLVNPVLASPPVLSNQAGGSNQQERKEEKEEMLQDGTGQEMLSDQEHMSISGSSARHMVMQKLLRKSESTVMVLRNMVGPEDIDDDLEGEVTEECGKFGSVNRVIIYQEKQGEEEDADIIVKIFVEFSMASEMNKAIQALNDRWFGGRKVVAEVYDQDRFNSSDLSA; the protein is encoded by the exons ATGGAGAATGGACAGGGCACAGGCTCCAAGCTTGGCCTACCGCCTCTCAccccagagcagcaggaggcacTTCAGAGG GCAAAGAAGTATGCCATGGAACAAAGCATTAAGAGTGTGTTGGTGAAGCAGACCATCGCCCATCAACAGCAACAACTCACCAACCTGCAG ATGGCAGCAGTGACAATGGGCTTTGGAGATCCTCTCTCACCTTTACAATCG GTGGCAGCTCAGCGGCAACGTGCTCTAGCCATCATGTGTCGGGTGTATGTGGGCTCCATATACTATGAGCTTGGTGAGGACACCATCAGACAGGCCTTTGCCCCCTTCGGCCCAATCAAGAGCATTGACATGTCTTGGGATTCTGTTACAATGAAACACAAG ggGTTTGCCTTTGTGGAATACGATGTGCCAGAGGCAGCTCAGCTGGCACTGGAGCAGATGAACTCAGTCATGTTGGGGGGGCGAAACATTAAG GTTGGGCGGCCAAGTAACATCGGTCAGGCGCAACCCATCATTGACCAGCTGGCAGAGGAGGCGCGCGCCTTTAACCGAATCTACGTGGCATCCGTCCACCCTGACCTATCTGACGATGACATCAAGAGTGTGTTTGAGGCCTTTGGAAGGATCAAGTCTTGCACGTTAGCCAGAGACCCCACCTCAGGGCGACACAGAGGCTTTGGCTTCATTG AATATGAAAAGCCTCAGTCAGCCCTGGATGCTGTGTCGTCTATGAACCTCTTTGACCTGGGGGGTCAGTACCTGCGGGTGGGCAAAGCAGTGACTCCGCCCATGCCCCTACTGACCCCCACGACCCCTGGTGGTCTGccgcctgctgcagctgtggctgcagcggCAGCCACCGCTAAGATAACGGCCCAG GAGGCTGTAGCCGGCGCATCAGTCCTGGGGGCGTTAGCCGCGCCCCAACTTCTCGGTCAGCAAATGGGAATACCTCAGGCTGTTATGGCTGCCCAGGCACCAGGGGTCATCACAG GTGTTACTCCAGTGCGTCCTCCCATACCAGTGCTTCCCCAGGTTGGTCTTGTGAACCCTGTGCTCGCATCGCCGCCTGTCCTGTCTAATCAGGCTGGTGGCTCCAACCaacaagagaggaaagaagagaaagaggagatgctGCAGGATGGCACAGGGCAGGAGATGTTGAGTGACCAAGAGCACATGAGCATTTCAGGCAGCAGTGCCAGACATATGGTGATGCAGAAACTGCTTAGAAAATCAGAG tcCACAGTGATGGTGCTTCGAAATATGGTCGGACCAGAGGACATCGATGATGACCTGGAGGGCGAGGTGACAGAGGAGTGCGGGAAGTTTGGCTCCGTCAACAGAGTCATCATATACCAAGAAAAgcaaggagaagaggaggatgccGATATCATTGTCAAAATCTTTGTAGAGTTTTCCATGGCCTCAGAGATGAACAAAGCTATCCAGGCCCTCAATGACCGCTGGTTCGGAGGTCGCAAAGTTGTCGCAGAGGTGTACGACCAAGACCGTTTCAACAGCAGTGACCTCTCTGCATAA